In Xenopus tropicalis strain Nigerian chromosome 5, UCB_Xtro_10.0, whole genome shotgun sequence, one genomic interval encodes:
- the LOC100492027 gene encoding olfactory receptor 13H1-like: MEAPFLMESTNQTIIQEFIFIGLSRNPTTKTLLFALFFPMYIFTIFGNGILIYIITRTSNIHTPMYFFLCNLAFLDTVFSTCTVPKVLVDLLLAEGRISYTGCMIQMCVGLFLGQTECLLLAVMACDRFVAICNPLRYAVIMSWRSCKYIMAVTWLLSCVSSILLILSKPVSFCRENKLNHVACEILAVVKLACGDTSYYENGIAFQSLFTILVPFSFIVVSYICILTSVLQIRSVEGRTKAFSTCASHLTVVIMFYGLSMTMYLKPSSNFSSKQKYMSIFYGFLTPMLNPLIYSFRNDDVKKAVRRILFSSSQIK; the protein is encoded by the coding sequence atggaagctccgttcctcatGGAAAGTACCAACCAAACGATTATTCAAGAATTCATATTCATCGGTTTATCAAGAAATCCGACAACTAAAACTCTCCTTTTTGCACTGTTTTTCCCAATGTACATTTTTACCATATTTGGAAATGGCATTTTAATCTATATTATTACCAGAACCTCTAATATACACACGCCAATGTACTTTTTCCTGTGTAATTTAGCCTTTTTGGATACAGTCTTCTCTACTTGCACAGTTCCCAAAGTGTTAGTAGATTTACTGTTAGCGGAAGGAAGAATCTCCTACACGGGGTGCATGATACAAATGTGCGTTGGCCTATTCCTGGGGCAAACAGAATGTCTCCTGTTGGCAGTCATGGCTTGTGATCGCTTTGTAGCTATCTGCAATCCACTGCGCTATGCAGTCATTATGAGTTGGAGAAGTTGTAAATATATCATGGCTGTTACATGGCTTCTAAGTTGTGTTTCTagtattttacttattttatcaAAACCTGTGAGTTTCTGCAGAGAAAACAAACTGAATCATGTTGCGTGTGAGATACTAGCCGTTGTAAAGCTAGCGTGCGGGGACACGTCCTATTATGAAAATGGAATAGCTTTTCAAAGTTTATTTACCATTTTGGTACCTTTCAGTTTTATTGTGGTGTCCTATATTTGTATTCTAACGTCGGTTCTGCAGATCCGTTCTGTAGAGgggagaactaaagctttttCTACCTGCGCCTCCCATTTGACTGTTGTCATAATGTTCTATGGACTAAGTATGACCATGTATCTGAAACCATCAAGCAACTTTTCATCCAAACAGAAGTATATGTCTATTTTCTATGGTTTTTTGACCCCCATGTTAAACCCTTTGATCTACAGTTTTAGAAACGATGACGTTAAGAAAGCAGTAAGGAGAATACTCTTTTCTTCTTCTCAGATTAAATAG
- the LOC101735119 gene encoding olfactory receptor 13H1-like, with protein sequence MENTNKTIVKEFIFVGLSHQPTTRTFLFVLFFPMYILTLFGNGILIYIIARSSNIHTPMYYFLCNLAFLDTVFSSSTVPKMLVDLLLAEGRISYTGCMIQMCVGLFLGQTECLLLAVMACDRFVAICNPLRYAVIMSWERCKRIMAGTWLLSFLSSILPALSKPMLFCGENQLNHYACEILALVKLACGDMSYYENIIAIQSLFTILVPFSFIVVSYICILTSILHIRSVEGRTKAFSTCAAHLTVVSMFYGPSMIMYLGPSSNFSSNQEKYLAVFYSVLTPVLNPLIYSLRNDEVKKAVRRILISSSQIP encoded by the coding sequence ATGGAGAATACTAACAAAACCATTGTTAAAGAATTTATATTTGTTGGTTTATCACATCAACCAACAACTAGAACTTtcctatttgtattatttttcccAATGTACATTTTGACCTTATTTGGGAATGGCATTTTAATCTATATTATTGCCAGAAGCTCTAATATACACACGCCAATGTACTATTTCCTCTGTAATTTAGCCTTTTTGGATACGGTCTTCTCTTCTTCCACAGTTCCCAAAATGTTAGTAGATTTACTATTAGCGGAAGGAAGAATCTCCTACACGGGGTGCATGATACAAATGTGCGTTGGCCTATTCCTGGGGCAAACAGAATGTCTCCTATTGGCAGTCATGGCTTGTGATCGCTTTGTAGCTATCTGCAATCCACTGCGCTATGCAGTCATTATGAGCTGGGAACGTTGCAAACGTATCATGGCTGGTACATGGCTTCTAAGCTTTCTTTCCAGTATTCTCCCTGCCTTATCAAAACCTATGCTTTTCTGTGGAGAGAACCAATTGAATCACTATGCTTGTGAGATCTTAGCCCTTGTAAAGCTAGCTTGTGGGGACATGTCCTATTATGAAAATATAATCGCTATTCAAAGTTTATTTACCATTCTGGTACCTTTCAGTTTCATTGTGGTGTCCTATATTTGTATTCTAACGTCCATTCTACACATCCGTTCTGTAGAGGGGAGAACTAAAGCCTTCTCTACTTGCGCTGCCCATCTGACTGTCGTTTCCATGTTCTATGGGCCAAGTATGATCATGTATCTGGGGCCATCAAGCAACTTCTCATCCAACCAGGAGAAGTATTTAGCTGTTTTCTACAGTGTTTTGACCCCCGTGTTAAACCCTTTGATATACAGTTTGAGAAATGATGAAGTTAAGAAAGCAGTAAGGAGAATACTCATTTCCTCCAGTCAGATTCCATAG